A genomic region of Oryza glaberrima chromosome 1, OglaRS2, whole genome shotgun sequence contains the following coding sequences:
- the LOC127765857 gene encoding transcription factor NIGTH1 isoform X1 has product MASSSSDLTLDDHHHLTAVAAASGQATQKLQEFLSRLEEERLKIDAFKRELPLCMQLLNHAMEAYRQQLEAYQMGSQHGAAAAAAARAPLVLEEFIPVKNIGIDVVAADKAAAAAAAAGGNSVSSEKASWMVSAQLWNAPASASAVDTAAKGPQTPKEHSEHHPLDTSPKLITALDGGGGGGAFLPFSKDNAMGDGSAAAAAALPELALAPAEKAAAAITIAAGEVDKKPYAHDNGVVARSREAQNGGKPPSTPPDGQAVPPPPQPHRKARRCWSPELHRRFVNALQILGGAQVATPKQIRELMKVDGLTNDEVKSHLQKYRLHTRRPMPSPAPPTAATPQLVVLGGIWVPPEYATQAAGPAIYGAHPATQPHYTAAVAAQEYYHHHHHHLQHHPAAAALVHHRAVAPPPPLPPQQQLAPPYSAKSSASARLGSPDSDGRGSGGGGAAAASGAGRDMSESIEEEGEGEEREDDDDDEEMAATNNAHAVDGDDDDDEINTTTTTSAGAINY; this is encoded by the exons ATGGCTTCTTCGTCTTCTGACCTAACCCTAGACGACCACCACCATCTGacggcggtggctgcggcgtCGGGGCAGGCGACGCAGAAGCTTCAGGAGTTCTTGTCACGTCTCGAGGAAGAGAGGCTCAAGATCGACGCCTTCAAGCGTGAGCTCCCTCTCTGCATGCAGCTTCTCAATCATG CTATGGAGGCGTACAGGCAGCAGCTGGAGGCGTACCAGATGGGGAGCCAgcatggcgccgcggcggcggcggcggcgagggcgccgctGGTGCTCGAGGAGTTCATACCGGTGAAGAACATCGGGATCGACGTCGTGGCGGcggacaaggcggcggcggcggcggcggcggcggggggcaaCAGCGTGTCGTCGGAGAAGGCGAGCTGGATGGTGTCGGCGCAGCTGTGGaacgcgccggcgtcggcgtcggcggtggacacggcggcgaaggggccCCAGACGCCCAAGGAGCACTCGGAGCACCACCCGCTCGACACGAGCCCCAAGCTGATCAccgcgctcgacggcggcggcggcggcggcgcgttccTGCCCTTCTCCAAGGACAACGCCATGGGTGACggatcagccgccgccgccgccgcgctgccggagctcgcgctcgcgcccgcggagaaggcggcggccgcgatcaccatcgccgccggcgaggtcgacaAGAAGCCGTACGCCCACGACAACGGCGTCGTGGCGAGATCGAGAGAAGCCCAGAACGGCGGgaagccgccgtcgacgccaccGGACGGGCAggccgtcccgccgccgccacagccccACCGGAAGGCGCGCCGTTGCTGGTCACCGGAGCTGCACCGCCGCTTCGTCAATGCTCTTCAGATCCTCGGCGGCGCCCAAG TGGCGACCCCGAAGCAGATTCGCGAGCTGATGAAGGTTGATGGATTGACCAATGATGAGGTGAAAAGCCATCTCCAG AAGTACAGGTTGCACACAAGACGGCcgatgccgtcgccggcgccgccgacggcagCGACGCCGCAGCTGGTGGTGCTGGGAGGCATCTGGGTGCCGCCGGAGTACGCGACGCAGGCGGCGGGGCCGGCCATCTACGGCGCGCACCCGGCGACGCAGCCGCActacacggcggcggtggcggcgcaggagtactaccaccaccaccaccaccacctgcagcaccaccccgccgccgccgcgctggtgcACCACCGCGCCGtagccccgcccccgccgctgccgcctcagCAGCAGCTGGCCCCTCCCTACAGCGCCaagtcgtcggcgtcggcgaggctcGGGTCCCCGGACTCCGACGgccgtggcagcggcggcggcggcgccgccgccgcctccggagcCGGAAGGGACATGTCCGAGAGcatcgaggaggaaggcgagggcgaggagcgggaggacgacgacgacgacgaggagatggcggcgaccAACAACGCccacgccgtcgacggcgacgacgacgacgacgagatcaacaccaccaccaccacgagcGCGGGAGCGATTAACTactaa
- the LOC127765857 gene encoding transcription factor NIGTH1 isoform X2, with product MASSSSDLTLDDHHHLTAVAAASGQATQKLQEFLSRLEEERLKIDAFKPMEAYRQQLEAYQMGSQHGAAAAAAARAPLVLEEFIPVKNIGIDVVAADKAAAAAAAAGGNSVSSEKASWMVSAQLWNAPASASAVDTAAKGPQTPKEHSEHHPLDTSPKLITALDGGGGGGAFLPFSKDNAMGDGSAAAAAALPELALAPAEKAAAAITIAAGEVDKKPYAHDNGVVARSREAQNGGKPPSTPPDGQAVPPPPQPHRKARRCWSPELHRRFVNALQILGGAQVATPKQIRELMKVDGLTNDEVKSHLQKYRLHTRRPMPSPAPPTAATPQLVVLGGIWVPPEYATQAAGPAIYGAHPATQPHYTAAVAAQEYYHHHHHHLQHHPAAAALVHHRAVAPPPPLPPQQQLAPPYSAKSSASARLGSPDSDGRGSGGGGAAAASGAGRDMSESIEEEGEGEEREDDDDDEEMAATNNAHAVDGDDDDDEINTTTTTSAGAINY from the exons ATGGCTTCTTCGTCTTCTGACCTAACCCTAGACGACCACCACCATCTGacggcggtggctgcggcgtCGGGGCAGGCGACGCAGAAGCTTCAGGAGTTCTTGTCACGTCTCGAGGAAGAGAGGCTCAAGATCGACGCCTTCAAGC CTATGGAGGCGTACAGGCAGCAGCTGGAGGCGTACCAGATGGGGAGCCAgcatggcgccgcggcggcggcggcggcgagggcgccgctGGTGCTCGAGGAGTTCATACCGGTGAAGAACATCGGGATCGACGTCGTGGCGGcggacaaggcggcggcggcggcggcggcggcggggggcaaCAGCGTGTCGTCGGAGAAGGCGAGCTGGATGGTGTCGGCGCAGCTGTGGaacgcgccggcgtcggcgtcggcggtggacacggcggcgaaggggccCCAGACGCCCAAGGAGCACTCGGAGCACCACCCGCTCGACACGAGCCCCAAGCTGATCAccgcgctcgacggcggcggcggcggcggcgcgttccTGCCCTTCTCCAAGGACAACGCCATGGGTGACggatcagccgccgccgccgccgcgctgccggagctcgcgctcgcgcccgcggagaaggcggcggccgcgatcaccatcgccgccggcgaggtcgacaAGAAGCCGTACGCCCACGACAACGGCGTCGTGGCGAGATCGAGAGAAGCCCAGAACGGCGGgaagccgccgtcgacgccaccGGACGGGCAggccgtcccgccgccgccacagccccACCGGAAGGCGCGCCGTTGCTGGTCACCGGAGCTGCACCGCCGCTTCGTCAATGCTCTTCAGATCCTCGGCGGCGCCCAAG TGGCGACCCCGAAGCAGATTCGCGAGCTGATGAAGGTTGATGGATTGACCAATGATGAGGTGAAAAGCCATCTCCAG AAGTACAGGTTGCACACAAGACGGCcgatgccgtcgccggcgccgccgacggcagCGACGCCGCAGCTGGTGGTGCTGGGAGGCATCTGGGTGCCGCCGGAGTACGCGACGCAGGCGGCGGGGCCGGCCATCTACGGCGCGCACCCGGCGACGCAGCCGCActacacggcggcggtggcggcgcaggagtactaccaccaccaccaccaccacctgcagcaccaccccgccgccgccgcgctggtgcACCACCGCGCCGtagccccgcccccgccgctgccgcctcagCAGCAGCTGGCCCCTCCCTACAGCGCCaagtcgtcggcgtcggcgaggctcGGGTCCCCGGACTCCGACGgccgtggcagcggcggcggcggcgccgccgccgcctccggagcCGGAAGGGACATGTCCGAGAGcatcgaggaggaaggcgagggcgaggagcgggaggacgacgacgacgacgaggagatggcggcgaccAACAACGCccacgccgtcgacggcgacgacgacgacgacgagatcaacaccaccaccaccacgagcGCGGGAGCGATTAACTactaa
- the LOC127771167 gene encoding uncharacterized protein LOC127771167, with translation MVSRSLQLVGALLLPLLAVVSSFDPFHRDANPMGGGAGQGPFIPHEYVRFADVKRQCKSVLSSAAELTFDANRANGLMPELSFVKGDWKHDGDGDGGGGAPLLPFDGTDVAEDAAAGAARDPLPLASFSLTHVDAARRGRTALNVSGVLGVAISRNGTGPEMGPYVSPEFKVWPGNTELKVLLEGVYTENDDGESVLCMVGDAVLPARGGDAANPWGWAKHSDRDRFQPPITKDGNILLVLRYPKTLTLTTRAVHGELTSTNGKTHAAYFDAVHLLSQLGAYSNYQFGSEELVGTACKPHPYRDDVLAGGGGDRGLYKGTSFCGILDRFTSEDVLAVVPNWRCNTTDDALCRRLGPFETDKAVDATDGGFAGVRIVMQEVRCEPRTDGGEISARVSAVFRAVPPWEHAYTAAKRSGLGGATLSAEGVWRASSGQLCMVACLGVGAKACHSRVSLYLQTTFSATRRSITVGQITSIGGGAAHFPPLTFQRTVHPMELWSRFGVTGGEPLSLAYSYTKTKQAGEFLRRSEPFDFGTVIAKSLLSYPRKSGDAADETTSLSNLAEELTLHVAAVPDPFPRGRFEWPFLQLEVLSLGSLVGRASPATFPGTPAAVGQSMASSSSSTTTKLDATAILNVSAELTISGDAYVNVSTLSLEGVYNPVDGRMYLIGCRRIQAPWRAFSAMGGVEEGMDCSIEVRVEYPPTTARWLINPTAKVHIASTRGGGDDPLRFNATALQTLPILYREQRQDILSRRSVEGILRVVTLAAAIAAEFSQLMYIKSHTDVMPYVSVVMLGVQAVGYSVPLITGAEALFARIAASSGDGGATPPPSYEVDKSQLYWTIDCVVKILILAAFLLTLRLVQKVWRSRIRLLTRSPLEPGRVPSDKKVLVYTSGAHLVGFAVVLAAHYVSVLARPVRSEASYMDARGEAHALREWAVTLEEYIGLAQDMFLLPQVIGNVVWRINCRPLKTGYYAGLTAVRLLPHVYDYVRAPAINPYFAEEYEFVNTSLDFYSRSGDVAIPLAAVALAAAVYVQQRWNYKIISKTVKTQQKKLQHLGSRVYERLPSMSSANFEAELVAGVNEGVGHGLRRDASLS, from the coding sequence ATGGTGTCAAGAAGTCTGCAGCTTGTCGGCGcgttgctgctgccgctgctcgccgtcgtgtcgTCGTTTGATCCGTTCCACCGTGATGCGAACcccatgggcggcggcgccgggcagGGCCCCTTCATCCCCCACGAGTACGTCCGCTTCGCCGACGTGAAGCGGCAGTGCAAGTCCGTGCTCTCCTCCGCGGCGGAGCTCACGTTCGACGCCAACCGCGCCAACGGCCTCATGCCGGAGCTGTCCTTCGTCAAGGGTGACTGGaagcacgacggcgacggcgacggcggcggcggcgcgccgctgcTGCCATTCGACGGCACCGACGTggcggaggacgccgccgccggggcggcgCGCGACCCGCTGCCGCTCGCGTCGTTCTCGCTCACGCACgtcgacgcggcgcggcgcgggaggaCGGCGCTGAACGTGAGCGGCGTGCTCGGCGTCGCCATCTCCCGCAACGGCACCGGGCCGGAGATGGGGCCGTACGTGTCGCCGGAGTTCAAGGTGTGGCCCGGGAACACCGAGCTGAAGGTGCTGCTCGAGGGGGTGTACACCgagaacgacgacggcgagagcgTGCTGTGCATGGTCGGCGACGCCGTCCtgccggcgcgcggcggcgacgccgccaacCCGTGGGGCTGGGCCAAGCACTCCGACCGCGACAGGTTCCAGCCGCCGATCACCAAGGACGGCAACATCCTCCTCGTGCTCCGCTACCCCAAGACGCTGACGCTGACGACGCGCGCCGTCCACGGCGAGCTCACGAGCACCAATGGCAAGACCCACGCCGCCTACTTCGACGCCGTGCACCTGCTGTCGCAGCTCGGCGCCTACTCCAACTACCAGTTCGGCtccgaggagctcgtcggcacGGCGTGCAAGCCCCACCCGTACCGCGAcgacgtcctcgccggcggcggcggggacaggGGGCTGTACAAGGGCACCTCCTTCTGCGGCATCCTCGACAGGTTCACGTCGGAGGACGTGCTCGCCGTCGTGCCGAACTGGAGGTGCAACACGACGGACGACGCGCTCTGCCGGCGGCTGGGGCCGTTCGAGACGGACAAGGCGGTGGACGCCACCGACGGCGGGTTCGCCGGCGTCAGGATCGTGATGCAGGAGGTCCGGTGCGAGCCGAggaccgacggcggcgagatctCGGCGAGGGTGTCGGCGGTGTTCCGCGCCGTCCCGCCGTGGGAGCACGCGTACACGGCGGCGAAGCGCAGCGGgctcggcggcgcgacgctGTCCGCCGAGGGCGTGTGGCGCGCGTCCTCCGGCCAGCTCTGCATGGTGGCGtgcctcggcgtcggcgccaaGGCGTGCCACTCCCGCGTGAGCCTCTACCTGCAGACCACCTTCTCCGCCACTCGCCGCAGCATCACGGTGGGCCAGATCAccagcatcggcggcggcgccgcccactTCCCGCCGCTGACGTTCCAGCGGACGGTGCACCCGATGGAGCTGTGGAGCCGGTTcggcgtcaccggcggcgagccgctGAGCTTGGCGTACAGCTACACCAAGACCAAGCAGGCCGGCGAGTTCCTCCGGCGAAGCGAGCCGTTCGACTTCGGCACCGTCATCGCCAAGTCGCTGCTGAGCTACCCGAGGAaatccggcgacgccgccgacgagacgACGAGCCTCTCCAACCTCGCCGAGGAGCTCAcgctccacgtcgccgccgtgccggatCCGTTCCCACGCGGACGATTCGAGTGGCCATTCCTTCAGCTCGAGGTGCTCTCGCTCGGATCGCTCGTCGGCcgggcctcgccggcgacgtttCCGGGGACGCCAGCTGCGGTAGGGCAAAGCATggcatcatcatcgtcgtcgacgacgacgaagctGGATGCGACGGCTATCCTCAACGTGTCGGCGGAGCTGACGATCTCCGGCGACGCGTACGTGAACGTGTCGACGCTGTCCTTGGAAGGCGTGTACAACCCGGTGGATGGCCGGATGTACCTCATCGGCTGCCGGAGAATCCAGGCGCCGTGGCGAGCCTTCTCGGCGATgggcggcgtcgaggaaggCATGGACTGCTCGATCGAGGTGAGGGTGGAGTacccgccgacgacggcgcggtggcTGATCAACCCGACGGCGAAGGTGCACATCGCGagcacgcgcggcggcggcgacgacccgcTGCGGTTCAACGCGACGGCGCTCCAGACGCTGCCGATCCTCTACCGGGAACAGCGGCAGGACATCCTGTCGCGGCGGAGCGTGGAGGGGATCCTCCGCGTCGtgacgctggcggcggcgatcgccgccgAGTTCAGCCAGCTCATGTACATCAAGTCCCACACCGACGTGATGCCGTACGTGTCGGTGGTGATGCTGGGCGTCCAGGCGGTCGGCTACAGCGTGCCGCTCATCACCGGCGCGGAGGCGCTGTTCGCGCGCATCGCCGCgtcgagcggcgacggcggcgcgacgccgccgccgtcgtacgAGGTGGACAAGAGCCAGCTCTACTGGACCATCGACTGCGTCGTCAAGATCCTCATCCTCGCCGCGTTCCTCCTCACGCTCCGGCTGGTGCAGAAGGTGTGGCGCTCCCGCATCCGCCTCCTCACCCGCTCGCCGCTGGAGCCAGGGCGCGTGCCCAGCGACAAGAAGGTCCTCGTCTACACCTCCGGCGCGCACCTCGTCGGCTTCGCGGTGGTCCTCGCGGCGCACTACGTGAGCGTGCTGGCGCGGCCGGTGAGGTCGGAGGCGTCGTACAtggacgcgcgcggcgaggcgcaCGCGCTGCGGGAGTGGGCGGTGACGCTGGAGGAGTACATCGGGCTCGCCCAGGACATGTTCCTGCTGCCGCAGGTGATCGGGAACGTGGTGTGGCGGATCAACTGCCGGCCGCTGAAGACGGGGTACTACGCCGGCTTGACGGCGGTGAGGCTGCTGCCGCACGTGTACGACTACGTGAGGGCGCCGGCGATCAACCCCTACTTCGCGGAGGAGTACGAGTTCGTGAACACCAGCCTCGACTTCTACTCCAGGTCCGGCGACGTCgccatcccgctcgccgccgtcgcgctcgccgcggcggtgtACGTGCAGCAGCGGTGGAACTACAAGATCATCAGCAAGACGGTGAAGACGCAGCAGAAGAAGCTGCAGCACCTCGGGTCGCGGGTGTACGAGCGACTGCCGTCCATGTCGTCGGCCAACTTCGAggccgagctcgtcgccggcgtcaaCGAGGGCGTCGGCCATGGCCTCCGCCGCGACGCCAgcttgagctag
- the LOC127771177 gene encoding BES1/BZR1 homolog protein 4-like produces the protein MDQVVASGREEAGGEAAAAMAPGTKAVAAAAGRRGCIRSTRGPWTVRRRGRGGGVTTSLRHPTARERENNRQRERRRRQVATRIYAGLRAGAGYALPKHADQNDVLRALCAEAGYLVDDDGNVSRRHDERLAGAGAGGGGSSDQLQVSSYSGATEAAVAIQHQEQEQEISLELTLSFTYM, from the exons ATGGATCAGGTGGTAGCATCTGGGAGAGAGGAAGCGGgtggcgaagcggcggcggcaatggcgccggggacgaaggcggtggcggcggcggcggggaggagggggtgcATCAGGTCGACGCGGGGGCCGTGGACGGTGCGGCGGAGGGGGCGTGGCGGCGGGGTGACGACGTCGCTGCGGCacccgacggcgcgggagcgggagAACAACCggcagcgggagcggcggcggcggcaggtggcgaCGAGGATCTACGCCGGCctgcgcgccggcgccgggtaCGCGCTGCCCAAGCACGCCGACCAGAACGACGTCCTCCGGGCGCTCTGCGCCGAGGCCGGCTacctcgtcgacgacgacggcaacgtCTCGCGCCGCCACGACGAG CGTttagccggcgccggcgccggcggaggcggcagctccGATCAGCTGCAGGTGTCCTCCTACAGTGGAGCAACAGAGGCAGCAGTGGCTATCCAGCATCAGGAGCAGGAGCAAGAGATATCACTCGAGCTGACACTCTCATTCACCTACATGTAG